The proteins below are encoded in one region of Aquisphaera giovannonii:
- a CDS encoding ATP-binding protein, giving the protein MAKLRPWYQAVTPREDLRENRPLDASEFAVHLDHIRDGRAHPDYLNPVRFFDRNYMTRSLLDLMAQAARRLNGDKVETSAVFNMATQFGGGKTHALTALYHLARGGEAVRSWRGMDAVLSRAKVKSVPRSRVAVFVGTEFDALNGRGGGDTGEPVRRTPWGELAWQLGPSSFEVVARHDAQGIAPAGDVIRRMLPQEPSLLLMDELMNYVSKARKLDMVSQLHTFLHSLSEEVRGQDHVVLCVSIPASELEMSAEDQRDFDSLKKLLGRLGKAISMSSDVEITEIIRRRLFEWNGFSDDMNRTIQAYAEWAGENASLVSHLGGESPADLFRASYPFHPSVISVFERKWQTLPRFQRTRGVLRLLALWIAWAYREEHRKAANEPLITLGSSPFEDQTFRDALFEELGTELLSVPVTSDIAGKKDSHARVLDREATEAIRKDRLHQKVATVIFMESNGGQSQAKAEASLPEIRAAVGGPDVNLTDVDTVLEGLTARCFYLNWDRNRYRYGLRPNLNQILVSRRGAVKPKDVEDRVRKTVEDLFREGPKFLDRRFFPERSNDVPDRPQLTLVVLAPDRLAESSGTRSLVESIVKECGTSGRTFKSALIFAAPSEATAVTDAARDLLAWEDVRDDEATVGQLDEPQKRSLNQSLGRAKADLREALWRSYRHILMLNKGNAIKDVDLGQINSSMASTLPDLIVGTLIKDDEITDKVGGSRLVRYWPPALTEWPTKAVRDAFYASPALPRLIDPNIIKRTISDAVSSKFVGYARKVGARTVLERFGEALGEHEVEISEDYVLLRAEDAQKLLEPPRLHQLAIHPGRIDVHPGELATFSLKGIDQYGQPFTVESPEWSAPGCEVEQDGRVRVGPDAGVFQVVARVGDVEARAEIRVQARHERGEQDDKAGGGTATKPKMIRWRGTIPPQKWTNFYAKVVSPFALAQGLSLTAEIVIPADPDAGLSSAQVEKIRAALKDLKLDEQVDLS; this is encoded by the coding sequence GTGGCCAAGCTCCGCCCCTGGTATCAGGCCGTCACGCCCCGCGAGGACCTGCGGGAGAACCGCCCGCTGGACGCCTCGGAGTTCGCCGTCCACCTCGACCACATCCGCGACGGCCGGGCCCATCCGGACTACCTGAACCCCGTCCGGTTCTTCGACCGCAATTACATGACACGGAGCCTCCTGGACCTGATGGCCCAGGCCGCCCGGCGGCTGAATGGGGACAAGGTGGAGACCTCCGCCGTCTTCAACATGGCCACCCAGTTCGGCGGCGGCAAGACCCACGCCCTCACCGCGCTCTATCACCTGGCCCGCGGCGGCGAGGCGGTCAGGTCCTGGCGGGGCATGGACGCCGTCCTGTCGCGGGCGAAGGTGAAGTCCGTCCCCAGATCGCGCGTCGCCGTCTTCGTCGGCACCGAGTTCGACGCCCTCAACGGACGCGGCGGCGGCGACACCGGCGAGCCGGTCCGCAGGACCCCCTGGGGCGAGCTCGCCTGGCAGCTCGGCCCCTCCTCGTTCGAGGTCGTGGCGAGGCACGACGCCCAGGGCATCGCCCCCGCCGGCGACGTCATCCGCAGGATGCTCCCGCAGGAGCCCTCGCTGCTCCTGATGGACGAGCTGATGAACTACGTGAGCAAGGCCCGCAAGCTGGACATGGTCTCCCAGCTCCATACCTTCCTCCACAGCCTCTCCGAGGAGGTGCGCGGCCAGGATCACGTCGTCCTCTGCGTCTCCATCCCGGCCTCCGAGCTGGAGATGAGCGCGGAGGACCAGCGCGACTTCGACTCGCTCAAGAAGCTCCTGGGCCGCCTGGGCAAGGCGATCAGCATGTCGTCCGACGTCGAGATCACGGAGATCATCCGCCGACGTCTCTTCGAATGGAACGGCTTCTCCGACGACATGAACCGGACGATCCAGGCCTATGCCGAGTGGGCCGGCGAGAACGCCTCGCTGGTGAGCCACCTCGGGGGCGAGTCGCCCGCGGACCTGTTCCGGGCGTCGTACCCGTTCCACCCCAGCGTGATCTCCGTCTTCGAGCGGAAGTGGCAGACCCTGCCGCGGTTCCAGCGCACGCGGGGCGTCCTCCGGCTGCTCGCCCTCTGGATCGCCTGGGCCTACCGCGAGGAGCACCGCAAGGCGGCCAACGAGCCGCTCATCACGCTCGGCTCGTCGCCGTTCGAGGACCAGACCTTCCGCGACGCCCTCTTCGAGGAGCTCGGCACGGAGCTACTCTCCGTCCCGGTGACGTCGGACATCGCGGGCAAGAAGGACTCGCACGCCCGGGTGCTCGACCGGGAGGCGACCGAGGCGATCCGCAAGGACCGGCTGCACCAGAAGGTCGCCACGGTGATCTTCATGGAGTCCAACGGCGGCCAGAGCCAGGCCAAGGCCGAGGCGTCCCTCCCCGAGATCCGGGCCGCGGTCGGCGGCCCGGACGTCAACCTCACGGATGTGGACACCGTGCTGGAAGGGCTCACGGCGAGGTGCTTCTACCTCAACTGGGACCGGAACCGCTACCGCTACGGCCTGCGGCCGAACCTCAACCAGATCCTGGTTTCCCGGCGAGGCGCGGTCAAGCCCAAGGACGTCGAGGATCGCGTGCGGAAGACCGTCGAGGACCTCTTCCGCGAGGGGCCGAAGTTCCTGGACCGCCGGTTCTTCCCCGAGCGCTCCAACGACGTCCCCGACCGGCCGCAATTGACGCTCGTCGTCCTGGCCCCCGACCGGCTCGCCGAGAGTTCCGGCACGAGGAGCCTGGTCGAGTCGATCGTCAAGGAGTGCGGCACATCGGGCCGGACCTTCAAGTCGGCCCTGATCTTCGCCGCCCCCTCCGAGGCGACCGCCGTCACCGACGCCGCCCGGGACCTCCTGGCCTGGGAGGACGTCCGCGACGACGAGGCCACGGTCGGCCAGCTCGACGAGCCCCAGAAGCGCTCGCTCAACCAGAGCCTGGGCCGGGCGAAGGCCGACCTGCGGGAGGCACTCTGGCGGTCCTATCGTCATATCCTCATGTTAAACAAGGGCAACGCGATCAAGGACGTCGACCTCGGCCAGATCAACTCGAGCATGGCGTCGACGCTGCCCGACCTGATCGTCGGCACGCTGATCAAGGACGACGAGATTACGGACAAGGTCGGCGGCTCTCGGCTGGTCCGCTACTGGCCGCCGGCCCTGACCGAGTGGCCGACGAAGGCCGTCCGCGACGCCTTCTATGCCTCGCCGGCGCTGCCCAGGCTGATCGACCCGAACATCATCAAGCGGACCATCTCCGACGCCGTGAGCTCGAAGTTCGTCGGCTACGCCCGAAAGGTAGGAGCCCGGACGGTCCTCGAGCGCTTCGGCGAGGCCCTGGGCGAGCACGAGGTGGAGATCAGCGAGGACTACGTCCTGCTCCGCGCCGAGGACGCCCAGAAGCTCCTGGAGCCGCCGCGGCTGCACCAACTGGCGATCCATCCCGGCCGCATCGACGTACACCCCGGCGAGCTCGCTACATTCTCCCTCAAGGGGATCGATCAGTACGGCCAGCCCTTCACCGTCGAATCCCCCGAGTGGTCGGCCCCCGGCTGCGAGGTCGAACAGGACGGCCGGGTGCGCGTCGGCCCGGACGCAGGAGTCTTCCAGGTGGTGGCCCGCGTCGGCGACGTCGAGGCCCGCGCGGAGATCCGCGTCCAGGCCCGGCATGAGCGAGGGGAGCAGGACGACAAGGCGGGCGGCGGCACGGCGACAAAGCCGAAGATGATCCGCTGGAGAGGGACGATCCCGCCTCAGAAGTGGACCAACTTCTACGCCAAGGTCGTCTCCCCCTTCGCCCTGGCGCAGGGACTGAGTCTCACCGCCGAGATCGTGATCCCCGCCGATCCGGACGCCGGCCTCTCGTCGGCCCAGGTCGAGAAGATCCGCGCCGCGCTCAAGGACCTCAAGCTGGACGAGCAGGTTGATCTGTCGTGA
- a CDS encoding UPF0175 family protein: MKTITVEVPDDLDRVVAASEGDLPGALRLAAAIQWYSQGRISQGKGAELASLTRAGFLKALAAGRVDALQVTPKELDAEVERILDTRR, from the coding sequence ATGAAGACAATCACCGTCGAAGTCCCCGATGACCTGGACCGCGTGGTCGCCGCGTCCGAGGGCGACCTGCCCGGTGCGCTCCGGCTGGCCGCCGCGATCCAGTGGTACAGCCAGGGGCGCATCTCCCAGGGCAAGGGGGCGGAGCTGGCCAGCCTGACGCGAGCCGGCTTCCTCAAGGCGCTGGCCGCCGGGAGGGTCGATGCCCTCCAGGTCACGCCCAAGGAGCTGGACGCCGAGGTGGAGCGGATCCTTGATACGCGTCGTTAA
- a CDS encoding DUF1156 domain-containing protein, which translates to MNYTKRLIEVDLPIARISAHARREKSIRHGHISTLHIWWARRPLAACRAVICAALWPDPADPLCPKAFRETARTLMKGWAADQGKLQGPESFPRFLQAKQFPKLMDDNHRLRTALLDFIADFANWDNSTVPAYLETSRALTQASHEALGGEPGTRPLVVDPFAGGGSIPLEALRVGADAFASDLNPVAVLLNKVVLEYIPKYGQKLADEVRKRGEWIKKEAEKQLTEFYPREPDGSSPIAYLWARTIRCEGGDCGVEVPLLRSLWLSKRDARAIRLQLIPNRKSKRVDFRIVARRQTYWIDQETGGSVDQDEVDGTVRRGSATCPYCGYTTPVSRVRHQLVAQHGGAGNARLYCVVVASPNGAGRNYRLPNAHDLEAFKRAAERLHSIDRTQKLGIPPTPHETIATTEPRRVSVPAYGMLRWRDLFNQRQLVALVTLCQLLQAADVKQKNQQRHNSDEELAKAATLLLAFCIDRCADKLAAQVIWHTGREFVDHVFARQAIPIVWEFAEASLLSDVGISGAIEWVCRVIEANSAAHLSAGVAQQGSATRLHLPDDSAHAVITDPPYYYSVPYSHLADFFYVWLKRTIGHEFPEYFKSEESPKAEECVQDLPHSEVASRQKDKQFYESQMKKSFDSSRSAVRPGGIGIVVFAHTDTEAWESLIAAVIESGWYVTGSWPIDTEMATRLLAKRQSSLASSVHLVCRPRESSDGLLRESDIGDWRDVLAELPGRIHDWMPRLASEGIVGADAIFACLGPALEIFSRYSRVEKSNGDAVPLREYLEHVWAAVSNEALSMIFQDADAAGLEPDARLTAMWLWTLGTSAPAAGGKAAKGEDDEEDEDDEDSGGKPVKLSGFVLEFDAARKIAQGLGVHLEKSPTVVEVKGDKARLLPVGERAKHLFGKDATGPAAGAKKAGKKATQMTMFGPLKKADGKGEVGETAEIPDFRPGSTVLDRVHQAMILFAANRGEALKRFLVEEGAGRDARFWKLAQSLSALYPTGIDEKRWVDGVLARKKGLGL; encoded by the coding sequence ATGAATTACACTAAGCGCCTGATCGAAGTGGACCTGCCGATCGCCCGGATTTCCGCCCATGCGAGGCGGGAGAAGTCGATCCGACACGGGCATATCTCCACGCTGCACATCTGGTGGGCCCGCCGACCGCTTGCGGCCTGCCGCGCGGTGATCTGCGCGGCGCTCTGGCCCGACCCGGCGGACCCGCTCTGCCCGAAGGCGTTCCGGGAGACCGCTCGCACGCTCATGAAGGGCTGGGCCGCCGACCAGGGCAAGCTCCAGGGGCCGGAAAGCTTCCCCCGCTTCCTCCAGGCCAAGCAGTTCCCGAAGCTGATGGACGACAACCACCGGCTGCGGACCGCCCTCCTGGACTTCATCGCCGACTTCGCCAACTGGGACAACTCCACCGTCCCCGCCTACCTGGAAACCAGCCGCGCCCTCACCCAGGCCTCCCACGAGGCCCTCGGCGGCGAGCCCGGCACCCGCCCCCTCGTCGTCGACCCCTTCGCCGGCGGCGGGTCGATCCCTCTTGAGGCTCTGCGAGTCGGTGCCGATGCCTTCGCGTCGGACCTCAATCCCGTGGCCGTGCTGCTGAACAAGGTTGTTCTAGAGTACATCCCCAAGTATGGACAGAAACTCGCCGATGAGGTCCGCAAGCGGGGAGAGTGGATTAAGAAAGAAGCAGAGAAGCAACTAACCGAGTTCTATCCAAGAGAGCCTGATGGATCTTCCCCTATTGCATACCTATGGGCGAGAACGATCCGATGCGAGGGGGGTGACTGCGGCGTTGAAGTGCCCCTTCTTCGGTCCCTATGGCTCTCCAAAAGGGACGCACGCGCGATCAGGCTGCAGTTGATCCCAAACAGAAAGTCCAAACGCGTCGACTTTCGGATTGTCGCCAGAAGACAGACGTATTGGATTGACCAGGAGACTGGTGGCTCTGTCGACCAAGATGAAGTAGATGGTACTGTAAGACGAGGCTCCGCCACCTGTCCTTATTGCGGTTATACGACTCCAGTGAGCCGAGTCCGCCACCAACTCGTGGCTCAACATGGCGGCGCGGGAAATGCACGACTTTATTGTGTGGTTGTTGCGTCTCCGAATGGGGCAGGCCGCAACTATAGACTGCCAAACGCACATGACCTTGAGGCATTCAAGAGGGCTGCCGAACGACTCCATTCGATAGACAGGACGCAAAAACTTGGTATACCCCCCACTCCGCATGAGACAATTGCAACGACAGAGCCTCGAAGGGTAAGCGTTCCAGCATACGGAATGCTACGATGGCGCGATTTATTCAACCAACGCCAATTGGTTGCCCTCGTGACATTATGTCAACTCTTGCAAGCCGCCGATGTTAAACAAAAGAACCAGCAGCGACACAACTCAGACGAAGAGCTTGCGAAGGCCGCGACGTTGCTTCTGGCCTTTTGTATCGACCGTTGTGCAGACAAACTTGCCGCGCAAGTCATATGGCATACTGGTCGCGAGTTTGTAGACCACGTGTTCGCGAGGCAAGCGATCCCGATCGTCTGGGAGTTCGCCGAAGCCAGTCTCTTGTCCGATGTAGGAATCTCTGGAGCGATCGAGTGGGTATGCAGAGTGATAGAGGCAAATTCTGCGGCCCACCTCAGCGCTGGCGTAGCACAACAAGGCTCCGCAACGCGGCTGCACTTGCCCGACGACTCGGCCCACGCCGTCATAACAGACCCACCGTACTACTACTCGGTTCCTTACTCGCACCTTGCAGATTTCTTTTACGTTTGGCTTAAGCGGACAATAGGGCATGAGTTCCCAGAGTATTTCAAATCTGAAGAATCACCCAAGGCAGAGGAGTGCGTACAAGATCTTCCACATTCAGAGGTAGCGTCAAGGCAGAAAGACAAGCAATTCTATGAATCCCAAATGAAGAAATCATTTGATTCCTCAAGGTCTGCTGTTCGACCCGGCGGCATCGGAATCGTGGTGTTCGCACACACTGACACAGAGGCATGGGAGTCATTAATCGCAGCAGTAATCGAGAGCGGATGGTATGTAACAGGATCTTGGCCTATCGACACTGAGATGGCTACACGCCTCTTGGCCAAGCGTCAGAGTTCGCTAGCATCCTCTGTCCACCTCGTCTGTCGCCCCCGCGAAAGCTCCGACGGTTTACTCCGTGAATCCGACATCGGCGACTGGCGAGACGTCCTCGCCGAGTTGCCCGGCCGAATTCACGACTGGATGCCACGGCTCGCCTCCGAAGGCATCGTCGGGGCGGATGCGATCTTCGCGTGTCTCGGGCCGGCGCTGGAGATCTTCAGTCGGTACAGCCGGGTGGAGAAGTCCAACGGGGATGCCGTGCCGCTCCGCGAGTATCTGGAGCATGTCTGGGCAGCGGTGTCCAACGAGGCCCTGTCGATGATCTTCCAGGATGCCGACGCCGCCGGGCTGGAGCCGGACGCAAGGCTCACGGCGATGTGGCTGTGGACGCTGGGGACCTCGGCCCCGGCGGCAGGCGGCAAGGCCGCGAAGGGTGAGGACGACGAGGAGGATGAGGACGACGAGGACTCGGGCGGCAAGCCGGTCAAGCTGAGCGGGTTCGTCCTGGAGTTCGACGCTGCGCGGAAGATCGCGCAGGGGCTGGGGGTCCACCTGGAGAAGAGTCCGACCGTCGTGGAGGTGAAGGGGGACAAGGCCCGACTGCTGCCGGTCGGGGAACGGGCGAAGCACCTCTTCGGCAAGGACGCGACGGGGCCGGCCGCCGGGGCGAAGAAGGCCGGCAAGAAGGCCACCCAGATGACCATGTTCGGCCCGCTCAAGAAGGCGGACGGCAAGGGCGAGGTGGGTGAGACGGCCGAGATCCCGGACTTCCGGCCCGGCTCGACGGTCCTGGACCGCGTCCACCAGGCCATGATCCTGTTCGCCGCCAACCGCGGCGAGGCCCTCAAGCGCTTCCTCGTCGAGGAGGGGGCTGGCCGCGACGCCCGGTTCTGGAAGCTCGCCCAGTCCCTCTCCGCCCTGTATCCGACGGGGATCGACGAGAAGCGCTGGGTGGACGGCGTCCTCGCGCGCAAGAAGGGTTTGGGCTTATAA
- a CDS encoding ATP-dependent nuclease, with amino-acid sequence MSDPRRKLANLWGANSRYNEFGNVISKLVVSGVRCHSQTTIDFRNPITAFSGFNGTGKSTLLQLCAAAYDCPANFTINSFMRKGPLDQTVFSKTAKVHFEFQDQLGPKPLTLSYNPDTSRWQGYPRRPAREVFFGGVAVFLPRSEQRDFVFMNASRLTLGDAQALPEELKQHIARILSSAYQEIHSNQVSHKSRTETLLSANRNGNRYSEAHMGCGEGRIQCLIQRLEAMPPRSLILLEEPEISLHPSAEYELGKYILDLVERKRHQVLLTTHSSMLLRSLPDASLVFLARNGEAITALPGIGARQAASLLTEGHDKALTVLVEDESAKSVLTELIRRHNPDFLATIHIAIARERRESGRIDESGKDAIRRTMKTLSEAGLKLAAVLDGGETVDAQRYIFCLPGREPPESELFKNPSARRMIEETYRLKIEDLEAEVAGADCHEIFKAIGRRTSCEKEFLIQEAARAYARDIPAAEVNRLIEMLKEASQRR; translated from the coding sequence ATGAGTGATCCAAGGCGCAAGCTGGCCAATCTCTGGGGCGCCAACTCGCGGTATAACGAATTTGGCAACGTGATCAGCAAGCTCGTTGTCTCGGGTGTGAGATGCCACTCCCAAACCACAATTGATTTCAGAAATCCTATCACTGCTTTTTCGGGATTCAATGGGACTGGGAAGTCAACGCTACTCCAACTCTGCGCAGCGGCTTATGATTGCCCGGCAAATTTCACGATCAATAGTTTCATGCGTAAGGGGCCTCTCGACCAGACGGTGTTTTCGAAGACTGCTAAGGTTCATTTCGAGTTTCAGGATCAATTGGGGCCCAAACCACTTACCCTTTCCTATAATCCCGATACATCTCGCTGGCAGGGTTACCCAAGGCGTCCAGCCCGGGAGGTCTTCTTTGGCGGCGTAGCGGTCTTCCTCCCCCGTAGCGAACAGCGTGATTTCGTTTTCATGAACGCGTCACGCTTAACGCTTGGCGACGCACAGGCTCTACCCGAAGAGTTGAAGCAGCATATCGCCCGAATACTAAGCAGTGCATACCAAGAAATCCACTCGAACCAAGTAAGCCACAAATCTCGCACAGAGACACTGCTGTCCGCTAACCGGAACGGCAACCGTTATTCGGAGGCCCATATGGGCTGTGGCGAGGGTCGCATCCAGTGCCTGATACAGCGATTAGAGGCAATGCCTCCACGGTCCCTGATCCTGCTCGAAGAGCCAGAGATCTCGCTGCACCCTTCAGCGGAATACGAACTCGGCAAATACATACTCGACCTGGTGGAACGGAAGCGTCACCAAGTTCTGCTCACAACGCATAGCAGCATGCTGCTTCGCTCGCTCCCCGACGCGTCGTTGGTCTTCCTGGCCCGGAACGGAGAGGCGATTACCGCTCTTCCAGGGATCGGCGCACGCCAGGCTGCCAGCCTGCTCACCGAGGGCCACGATAAGGCGCTGACTGTCCTCGTTGAGGATGAGTCCGCAAAATCCGTCCTCACGGAACTGATCCGACGCCACAATCCTGATTTCCTCGCCACGATTCACATCGCCATCGCCCGGGAGCGTAGGGAGTCGGGAAGGATTGACGAAAGCGGGAAAGACGCGATCCGGCGCACGATGAAAACCCTCAGCGAGGCCGGACTGAAACTCGCGGCCGTTCTGGATGGCGGCGAAACGGTCGACGCGCAACGCTATATCTTCTGCCTGCCGGGTAGGGAGCCGCCCGAAAGCGAGTTGTTCAAGAACCCGTCCGCGCGGCGCATGATTGAGGAGACTTACAGGCTAAAGATCGAGGATCTCGAAGCCGAGGTCGCCGGTGCGGACTGCCATGAGATTTTCAAGGCCATTGGCCGGAGGACGTCCTGCGAGAAGGAGTTTCTCATCCAGGAGGCAGCGCGTGCGTATGCACGCGACATTCCAGCAGCGGAAGTAAACCGATTGATTGAGATGTTGAAGGAAGCGTCGCAGCGAAGATGA